One region of Pogona vitticeps strain Pit_001003342236 chromosome 1, PviZW2.1, whole genome shotgun sequence genomic DNA includes:
- the LOC110078361 gene encoding zona pellucida sperm-binding protein 3, with translation MKRHLKLWVLCLVGIAVSAQNASVSVSCGTSHLAITVPVDLFGPGVVVGAEELILGSGCGVTAVQGNLLLLEYPLFACGATRKILPGSIHYRNILHYTPSGANGVIRASHFSHPIDCFYPRSWNVSSLGLLPTWVPFTSTVMSRQRLDFALEVYDSSWSQPVSDPTYYLGDLVNVQASVRKGNHVPLKIYVDECVARPSAESSVKYEVITNHGCLVDGQHSGSHFLATQEDGVLRFQLDTFTFIGASNNQIYLICHLKAVAVGSADRRNKACSYSRAAATWSSHEGADCSCCASLSGCGSRRRKRGQQQQQKGLFGETDVKLGPIELKEKQANAPMVNASGASELPPLVTSPAIAKTLQAAGMHPNQVVNIIMRGGLQEDPSGLRFPFSTATLVIIVACSAIALVSILGCYCSTKRSHGGYHMEQPLRPALGELSAVAMAPAAIGTSGAGASGECSAASKKSDGVVIAASGQPTSV, from the exons TATCTGTGTCATGTGGCACCTCGCACCTAGCAATCACCGTGCCAGTGGATCTCTTTGGGCCTGGTGTGGTGGTTGGTGCTGAGGAACTGATCCTGGGATCTGGCTGCGGTGTGACGGCCGTGCAAGGAAATCTGCTGCTGCTGGAATACCCCCTGTTTGCATGCGGGGCTACCAGAAAA ATTCTTCCTGGTAGCATCCATTACAGAAACATTCTCCACTACACACCTTCAGGGGCAAATGGGGTGATCCGAGCCAGTCACTTCTCTCATCCCATAGACTGCTTCTACCCTAG GTCCTGGAATGTCTCCTCACTTGGACTTCTGCCCACCTGGGTCcctttcacttccactgtgatGAGCAGACAGCGCTTAGACTTTGCTCTTGAAGTCTATGACA GTTCCTGGTCACAACCTGTGTCTGATCCTACTTATTATCTTGGAGACCTAGTCAATGTCCAAGCCTCAGTAAGAAAAGGTAACCATGTACCTCTGAAGATCTATGTGGATGAATGCGTGGCCCGCCCAAGCGCTGAGTCATCTGTGAAATATGAGGTCATCACAAATCATGG ATGTCTTGTGGATGGGCAGCACAGTGGCTCCCATTTCCTTGCTACACAAGAAGATGGAGTCCTCCGCTTCCAGCTGGACACCTTCACCTTCATTGGGGCTTCCAACAACCag ATCTACCTCATATGTCACTTGAAAGCTGTCGCTGTTGGCTCTGCAGACCGTCGCAACAAAGCATGCTCTTACAGCCGTGCAGCTGCAACCTGGAGTTCCCATGAGGGAGCCGATTGCTCCTGCTGTGCTTCTCTTAGTGGCtgtggcagcaggaggagaaagagagggcagcagcagcagcagaaag GGCTGTTTGGAGAAACAGACGTCAAGCTTGGTCCCATTGAGCTGAAAGAGAAGCAGGCGAATGCCCCCATGGTGAATGCATCCGGCGCCTCTGAGCTCCCGCCTCTTGTGACCAGTCCAGCCATAGCTAAGACACTGCAGGCTGCTGGGATGCACCCTAACCAGGTGGTGAATATTATCatgaggggaggactgcaggaagACCCATCTG gGCTTCGTTTCCCCTTCTCCACTGCTACCCTGGTCATCATAGTTGCCTGTTCTGCCATTGCACTGGTGTCAATCCTGGGCTGTTACTGTTCCACCAAACGCTCCCATGGAGGATACCACATGGAACAGCCACTCCGCCCAGCTCTTGGGGAGCTGAGTGCTGTCGCGATGGCACCTGCTGCTATTGGAACATCTGGGGCTGGTGCCTCTGGGGAATGCAGTGCTGCCTCCAAGAAATCGGATGGAGTGGTCATTGCTGCAAGTGGGCAACCTACGTCTGTCTAA
- the LOC144586020 gene encoding uncharacterized protein LOC144586020 isoform X1, whose amino-acid sequence METAPLLQKFLRVQPRAFGAVLVVLGLVQSALGGLFLVFHCSYTDYLGIHFFSGISLFLAGIVAIIVDQVPRIGLVKTCLIFHIAAAAVAVVINFLYVRDILYYISIFCTFTDQVQSGCKVAERVMFYCRALRGIAFATGAVGVCLTVCLAAFICRTICYHSSDDTAPVIGLHLQDGKRDTE is encoded by the exons ATGGAGACAGCACCTCTGTTGCAGAAATTTCTCAGGGTTCAGCCCAGAGCTTTTGGG GCAGTACTGGTGGTCCTTGGATTGGTTCAGTCAGCCTTGGGAGGCCTCTTTCTTGTCTTCCACTGTTCCTACACAGACTACCTTGGCATTCATTTCTTCTCAGGGATCTCG CTGTTCCTAGCTGGAATCGTTGCTATTATAGTTGACCAAGTCCCCCGCATTGGCTTG GTGAAAACTTGTCTCATCTTCCACATTGCGGCAGCTGCAGTTGCTGTTGTGATCAATTTTCTCTATGTAAGAGATATACTCTATTATATCTCGATCTTCTGCACCTTCACTGACCAGGTCCAAAGTGGCTGCAAAGTGGCTGAGCGAGTTATG tTCTACTGCAGAGCACTGCGAGGAATTGCTTTTGCCACTGGAGCAGTGGGCGTCTGCCTCACCGTTTGTCTTGCAGCCTTTATCTGTCGAACCATCTGTTATCACAGCTCTGATGACACTGCG CCGGTCATCGGGCTCCATTTACAAGACGGCAAGAGAGATACAGAGTAA
- the LOC144586020 gene encoding uncharacterized protein LOC144586020 isoform X2, translating to METAPLLQKFLRVQPRAFGAVLVVLGLVQSALGGLFLVFHCSYTDYLGIHFFSGISLFLAGIVAIIVDQVPRIGLVKTCLIFHIAAAAVAVVINFLYFYCRALRGIAFATGAVGVCLTVCLAAFICRTICYHSSDDTAPVIGLHLQDGKRDTE from the exons ATGGAGACAGCACCTCTGTTGCAGAAATTTCTCAGGGTTCAGCCCAGAGCTTTTGGG GCAGTACTGGTGGTCCTTGGATTGGTTCAGTCAGCCTTGGGAGGCCTCTTTCTTGTCTTCCACTGTTCCTACACAGACTACCTTGGCATTCATTTCTTCTCAGGGATCTCG CTGTTCCTAGCTGGAATCGTTGCTATTATAGTTGACCAAGTCCCCCGCATTGGCTTG GTGAAAACTTGTCTCATCTTCCACATTGCGGCAGCTGCAGTTGCTGTTGTGATCAATTTTCTCTAT tTCTACTGCAGAGCACTGCGAGGAATTGCTTTTGCCACTGGAGCAGTGGGCGTCTGCCTCACCGTTTGTCTTGCAGCCTTTATCTGTCGAACCATCTGTTATCACAGCTCTGATGACACTGCG CCGGTCATCGGGCTCCATTTACAAGACGGCAAGAGAGATACAGAGTAA